One Halarsenatibacter silvermanii genomic window, AAAAGAGGCCAGAAAAGTTGAAAAGCGCATGTTCTGGGAATTTACAAACAAACTTCTGGGAGCGGGTTATCATTTTTTAAAGTCAGATGAAATAGATGGGATAATCCACGTGACTGCTTTCGGCTGTGGTCCTGATTCTCTTCTGGGGCCCTTTCTGGATATAGACTCAGATAATTATGATAAACCCTTTATGACTTTGAGGATCGATGAGCAGACTGGAGAAAGCCATCTGGTCACCAGGGTCGAAGCTTTTGTGGATTTGCTGCGTCTGAAGAAGAAAAAATCAAAACGAGGCCGAAAAAACAGTAAAAACGAGGCAATTGGAGAGAGTGAAAGAGTATGAAAATTAGCTTTCCTTATATGGAATCACCTGTGGTTTATTATAAAATTTTCGAGCTTCTCGGGCATGATGTGGTGAAGCCGCCCCGGCCCACCCAAAAAACTTTCAGCCTGGGAGTAAAATATGCTCCTGAATTTGCCTGTTTTCCTCTCAAGGTGACACTGGGCAACATGATAGAGCTGGAGGAAATGGGGGTAGACAAAATAATAACCAGCGGGGGTTATGGACCCTGTCGTGCCGGTTATTATGGGCCGGTTCAGCAGAAAATTTTGGATGATATCGGAATCGATATCGATATCGTGGTATTCGAACAGGTTCGCGGTGATTGGAAGGATTTTCTGGAGAATGTTCGTCTGCTGAAGAAGAACACAAATATATTCAACCTGATTCGTTCGGTCTATATTGGCTACAGGCTGGCTCACTCCATGGACAGAATATTAAAATTGCTCCATAAAAGAAGAGCTCATGCTTATGATAAGCGGGCTATGAGTGAATTGTGGGATGAAATTCAGAATAAATTTCTGGAGGTAGAATCAGTCAGAGATGTCAGCAGAGTGGAAAAATGGGCCAGGCAGCAGATAGAAAATCAGAAAAAGGCTATACCGGCAGAACAGGACAAACTCAAGGTGGGAGTAGTCGGTGAGATTTATGTGGTTATGGAAGGATCGACGAATAATTTCATCGAAGAATTGTTAAACGAAATGGGGGTTGAAGTGGAAAGATCTCATTATCTTTCCGAATATATAGATAGTCACATGATCCCCTGGAAGAAAAAAGAATACGAGCATATTCTGGAGAAAGGCGAAAGATACCTCAAGCATGTCATTGGTGGACATGCCAAGCGCTCAATAGGTCATATAATT contains:
- a CDS encoding acyl-CoA dehydratase activase-related protein; the protein is MKISFPYMESPVVYYKIFELLGHDVVKPPRPTQKTFSLGVKYAPEFACFPLKVTLGNMIELEEMGVDKIITSGGYGPCRAGYYGPVQQKILDDIGIDIDIVVFEQVRGDWKDFLENVRLLKKNTNIFNLIRSVYIGYRLAHSMDRILKLLHKRRAHAYDKRAMSELWDEIQNKFLEVESVRDVSRVEKWARQQIENQKKAIPAEQDKLKVGVVGEIYVVMEGSTNNFIEELLNEMGVEVERSHYLSEYIDSHMIPWKKKEYEHILEKGERYLKHVIGGHAKRSIGHIIDYKQRGFDGVVHLKPFGCLPEVVSQSMMDSISEDLDIPILSLSIDEQTAKAHMKTRLEAFMDLIKQKKEEEIA